A region of the Emcibacteraceae bacterium genome:
TTCTTAATTTGTCATCTTTTATATTTTTAAGCAGAGAATCAAGTTCACTTTTTTGAGAATCGTTAAGAATCGGTTTTTGATATTTCTTTTTCTCTGGAACCGGATTGATCATACCATGGTGAAAAACAAGTTTCTCAATAGCTTTATAGCCATAATAAGAATTTATCCGGTCAATGACCAGAGGTTCAAGATGTTGCATTTCTGGAGCAAAACTTCCCTCTACCCGAATATGAAGTGTACCCGCTCGAATACCGTCATATTCATTATGTTTGGGCATAATCAGACGCTCAGGCAGACTTGATTTTGCCAGAACAGCTCCTACAATTTCTTTCCAATGGATGAGAATATCGCTCTTTACAAAACCAAACCGCCGGAATGTCGAGTTGTTAATGGCTCCGGCAAGTTCGGCAATTGACTTGGTTTTAAAGGATCTGTTCTCTGTTACATTTTCTGACATAAATTACACAATACTCTTTTATACATATTCATGATAGGAAAATTGGTGGCAAAAATAAGGCTTTAATCCGGTCGATTATATATAATTTGCTGATTCATGTCTGTATTCACTCTCGCGTTATTGTATAGTTTATAAAAAGAATCGGTAGATCAGGATAAAAATGGGCAGCATTATAAATAATGATGAAAAAAAGGCAGAACTGGTTGATGCACTGCTTGATTGGTACGATCTGAATGCACGTATTCTGCCTTGGCGAATTTCGCCCGAGGCAAAAATCGGGGGCATTGTTCCGAACCCCTACCATGTATGGCTAAGCGAAATCATGCTGCAACAAACCACCGTTGCTGCTGTCATTCCATATTTTGAGAAATTTACAACCGAATGGCCAACGATAGCGAGCCTGGCGGCAGCTGATCTTGACGATATCCTGGTCGCCTGGGCAGGACTTGGATATTATGCGCGGGCCAGAAACCTGCATAAATGTGCTAACCATATCGTTGATGAACTGGGTGGCAAGTTTCCCGAAAATTATGACGAACTTTTAAAATTACCCGGTGTAGGTACCTATACTGCTGCGGCGATTAGCTCTATTGCCTACGATATTCCGGCAACTGTTATTGACGGCAATGTGGAACGGGTGATGTCCCGTATATTCAACATCACAACACCATTACCGGATTCAAGAGCGGAAATAAGAGAGTTTGCCGAAAAACTAACCCCCAGATACAGACCAGGAGACTACGCACAAAGCCTTATGGATCTTGGAGCAACGATCTGTACCCCGCGAAATTTAAAATGTCCGAATTGCCCTATAGAAAATGACTGCCTTGCTCATACACTGGGAACTGCGGCAGAATTGCCGGCACGCATCGATAAAAAAGAGCGCCCGACCAGAAGAGGATATGCTTTCTGGGCTGAGTATGGCGGGAAAGTATGGCTCAGACGACGGCCAGATAAAGGGTTGCTTGGCGGCATGATGGAAGTTCCATCCAATGAATGGGCCTTAAGCAACAGTTGGGACAATATTCCACCCCCAAGAGTTCCCATTATTGCAAACTGGGACTTGCTGCCCGGCATTGTTCGGCACACTTTTACCCATTTCCATCTTGAATTAAAAATAGTAAAACTTGATCTGGAAGAAATGATTAATCTTCAGGAAGGTGAATGGTGTGCTGTCGATAAAACTGAAAAATATGCCCTGCCAACTGTTATGAAAAAAATTTTCACTCATGTCGGTGAACCCTTATTGGATCTATAAACTATGCTGATACTTCACGATAATACCGAATCCGGGAATGCCTATAAAATACGCCTTTTGCTTTCATTACTGGAAACTGATTTCAAAAATATTCAATATGATGTGGTCAACGGAGAGACCCGTAGCAAGGATTTTTTGACAAATATAAATAAAAACGGACGCATTCCCGTTCTTCAGTTCGAAGACGGCAGATGTCTGGCAGAATCAAACGCCATACTTTTTTATATGTCACAAAATACGGACTATTTTCCGGATGATCCATGGCAGCAGGCCAAAGTTATGGAATGGCTATTTTTTGAACAATATTCGCATGAACCATTTGTTGCTGTTGCAAAATTCATCCTGACCATGTTACCGGAAACGTCACCACGAAGAGCTGAAATCCCCACACTCCATGAAAAGGGATATGCCGCCTTACAGATTATGGAAGATCATTTGAAAAATAACGACTATCTTGTTGGAAATCACCTGTCGATCGCCGATATCGCGCTTTATGCGTATAGCCATAAAGCCCATATGGGAAATTTCGATATGACACGCTTCCCGGCAATAAAAAAATGGTTTGGGCGAATTGAAGCAGAGCCAAATTATCAGACCATGTATCCGAAGGACTGGAAAAGAAATTGACAGAATTAATTCATAAAGCCAGCTGTATGTGTGGCGAAATTGAATTAGAAGCCTGTGGCAAGCCTAATTATGCGGAATATTGTCATTGTAAAACCTGCCAGCAATCATCCGGATCAAGTTTCATGGTCTGGGTGGTCTTTGATAAGGATAAGGTAAAAATCACCAAAGGCAGTCTGAAGCTTTATGCGTCAAGCAGTCGATTAAAACGAGGATTTTGCGCCACTTGCGGATCCAACATGTCGATACATTCTGAAAAATGTTTTGATATACCGATCGGCGTACTTGAAGATCCTGATAAAATTGAAATTACACAGCATATCTGGGTTAAACGTGCTCTTAAACATGTTTATCTGGACGACGGACTTCCTAAATATGATGAAGGTGCACCAAATTAAAAAAGGGCGGATATTTTTTCAAACTCAACAAGATTTTTAAGAGGGCCGATTGCCCCTAAACTTAGGGTACTGCCCGACAAAATTCTCCTGGCACATTTCATGACGGCTTCGGCATTTACAACTTCAATATTTTGCAGAATTTCATCATGTGGCACATGTCGGCCAAAAATCATCTGCTGCCTACCCAGTTGTTCCATACGGCTTGTTGTGCTTTCAAGCGACATAAGAAGACCAGCTTTCAATTGAGCTTTGGCACGATTGACTTCCTGCTCATCCGTATATTCCGCCATCTTATGAAACTCAGAGGCAATGACCGGGACTAGCTCCTCTACCTGATCCTCGCCGGTTCCGGCATGGATGCCAAAGGTCCCACCATCGACATATGATCCCATATATGAATATATGGAATAAACCAGTCCGCGCTTTTCACGCACTTCCTGAAAAAGTCTTGAAGACATTCCGCCTCCCAACACCATCGACATGACCTGAGATGCAAAATAATCGGGGTCGGAATAGGATATTCCATCAAATCCGAAAAGCAGATTTACCTGCTCCAAATCACGTTCGGTGCGTTTCTCGCCCCCTGTATAAATAGCTGTTTGCTTGTTTTTGGTTCTTTTAAAATCAAGATCTGAGAAATATTTCTCTACCATGGTGACAAGCTTATCATGATCAAGATTTCCGGCGGCAACCACAGCCATCTGTTCGCTTTTATAATGATCCGCCATATACCCGGTCAGGTCATTGCGACTGAAATGGTTGATCAGATCTATAGTCCCAAGGATTGGTCTTCCCATAGGCTGGTCATGATAGGCGGCCTGCTGCATCAGGTCAAAAACCACATCATCCGGCGTGTCCTCTGCCTGGCCAATTTCTTGAATGATTACACCGCGTTCACGTTCCAGTTCACCTTCATCAAAAATGGAATGTTGCAGAATATCACCAAGTACATCAACACCAAGTTCCAGATCTTCTTTCAAAAGTCTTGCGTAATATGTGGTATGTTCCCTGGATGTGTAGGCATTTAAATATCCCCCCACGTCCTCAATTTGCTCAGCAATATCATAAGCGGATCTTTTTTCGGTTCCCTTAAAGGCCATATGTTCAAGCATGTGGGAAAGTCCGTTTTCTTCGGCCCGTTCAAACCGGCTGCCAACATCAACCCATGCTCCAACAGTTACTGTTTCAACATTGGCTATCCTGTCAGAAACAACACGCAGACCGTTTTTAAGTCTCGTTATCTCAACACTCATAAATGGTCCAGTATATATTTTTTGAGAGCGCCAAGATCATTTGGAAGAATATCGAATTTTTCTTCTCTATCAAACAAATCCGCCATGTGAGCCGGTAGCGCCGGATGGATGCCCGTGACATCCTCAACCGCATCCGGGAATTTAGCCGGATGAGCCGTACTCAGACTGATCATTGGCACTGAGTTATCCTGTCTGATTTGCCTTGCCGCATGAATACCAACAGCCGTATGAGGATCAATGATCTGGCCTGTTGAGTTATAAACTTCCGCAATCGTGGATTTTGTTTCGTCTTCCGCGACACGCAGAGCATCAAATGTTTCTTTTGCTCTCTCTAACTGCGCAGATGAAATAATGAACACACCAGACTGTTTTAAATTTTCCATCAGATGCCGGACATCAGCACCACTGCCATTATAAATATTGAACAGCAGTCTTTCAAAATTGCTGGAAACCTGAATATCCATGCTTGGGCTGATGGTTGGTATGGTCTCCCCAACTTTATATTCGCCGATTGACAATGTGCGGGACAGGATATCATTAACATTGGTGGCAACTATCAAACGATCAATAGGAAGTCCCATCTGTTTTGCGATATATCCTGCGTAAACGTCACCAAAATTTCCGGTTGGCACACTGTAAGAAACCTTTCTATCGGGTGATCCCAAAGCCACGGCAGCCGTAAAATAATAGACGATCTGAGCCATCACCCGTGCCCAGTTGATACTGTTTACAGCGGACAGTCTGATTTTATCCCTGAATTCAAGATCATTAAACAATGCCTTTACCAGGGCCTGACAATTATCAAAATCGCCTTCAATGGCTATATTATGAACATTATTTTTAAGGACAGTGGTCATCTGCCGGCGTTGAACATCCGATACCCGCCCATGCGGGTGGAGCATAAAAATATCTGCGCATGCCCGCCCCTGCACGCAGTCAATGGCAGCAGAGCCAGTATCACCGGAAGTGGCGCCAACAATGGTAATTTTCTCACCGCGTTTGGTCAGAACATAATCAAACAAATGACCAAGCAGCTGTAAGGCAACATCCTTAAAGGCCAGGGTAGGACCATGATATAGTTCAAGCATCCATTCATTACTGTCCAGCTGGGACAGCGGGACAACTGCTTCATGGCGAAAGGTGGAATAAGCTTTTTCGATTAGGCCTTTAAAATCCGCTTCGGGAATTTCCGGACAAACATATGGCGACATTACCTGAAAAGCTATTTCCTGATAACTTTTTCCACGCATATCCCTGATTTCAGCCTCAGAAATCTGAGGCCAGCTTTCCGGAAGATATAATCCGCCATCCCGGGCAAGTCCCGAAAGAAGCACGTCTTCAAAATTTAATTCCGGCGCCTCGCCACGTGTGCTTTTGTATTTCACTTCACTGTCCTTTAGACATTAAAATTTCGTTGCACAC
Encoded here:
- a CDS encoding GFA family protein translates to MTELIHKASCMCGEIELEACGKPNYAEYCHCKTCQQSSGSSFMVWVVFDKDKVKITKGSLKLYASSSRLKRGFCATCGSNMSIHSEKCFDIPIGVLEDPDKIEITQHIWVKRALKHVYLDDGLPKYDEGAPN
- the thrC gene encoding threonine synthase is translated as MKYKSTRGEAPELNFEDVLLSGLARDGGLYLPESWPQISEAEIRDMRGKSYQEIAFQVMSPYVCPEIPEADFKGLIEKAYSTFRHEAVVPLSQLDSNEWMLELYHGPTLAFKDVALQLLGHLFDYVLTKRGEKITIVGATSGDTGSAAIDCVQGRACADIFMLHPHGRVSDVQRRQMTTVLKNNVHNIAIEGDFDNCQALVKALFNDLEFRDKIRLSAVNSINWARVMAQIVYYFTAAVALGSPDRKVSYSVPTGNFGDVYAGYIAKQMGLPIDRLIVATNVNDILSRTLSIGEYKVGETIPTISPSMDIQVSSNFERLLFNIYNGSGADVRHLMENLKQSGVFIISSAQLERAKETFDALRVAEDETKSTIAEVYNSTGQIIDPHTAVGIHAARQIRQDNSVPMISLSTAHPAKFPDAVEDVTGIHPALPAHMADLFDREEKFDILPNDLGALKKYILDHL
- a CDS encoding DciA family protein, whose amino-acid sequence is MSENVTENRSFKTKSIAELAGAINNSTFRRFGFVKSDILIHWKEIVGAVLAKSSLPERLIMPKHNEYDGIRAGTLHIRVEGSFAPEMQHLEPLVIDRINSYYGYKAIEKLVFHHGMINPVPEKKKYQKPILNDSQKSELDSLLKNIKDDKLRKSLLRLGRS
- a CDS encoding pitrilysin family protein produces the protein MSVEITRLKNGLRVVSDRIANVETVTVGAWVDVGSRFERAEENGLSHMLEHMAFKGTEKRSAYDIAEQIEDVGGYLNAYTSREHTTYYARLLKEDLELGVDVLGDILQHSIFDEGELERERGVIIQEIGQAEDTPDDVVFDLMQQAAYHDQPMGRPILGTIDLINHFSRNDLTGYMADHYKSEQMAVVAAGNLDHDKLVTMVEKYFSDLDFKRTKNKQTAIYTGGEKRTERDLEQVNLLFGFDGISYSDPDYFASQVMSMVLGGGMSSRLFQEVREKRGLVYSIYSYMGSYVDGGTFGIHAGTGEDQVEELVPVIASEFHKMAEYTDEQEVNRAKAQLKAGLLMSLESTTSRMEQLGRQQMIFGRHVPHDEILQNIEVVNAEAVMKCARRILSGSTLSLGAIGPLKNLVEFEKISALF
- a CDS encoding glutathione S-transferase family protein, translated to MLILHDNTESGNAYKIRLLLSLLETDFKNIQYDVVNGETRSKDFLTNINKNGRIPVLQFEDGRCLAESNAILFYMSQNTDYFPDDPWQQAKVMEWLFFEQYSHEPFVAVAKFILTMLPETSPRRAEIPTLHEKGYAALQIMEDHLKNNDYLVGNHLSIADIALYAYSHKAHMGNFDMTRFPAIKKWFGRIEAEPNYQTMYPKDWKRN
- the mutY gene encoding A/G-specific adenine glycosylase, with the protein product MGSIINNDEKKAELVDALLDWYDLNARILPWRISPEAKIGGIVPNPYHVWLSEIMLQQTTVAAVIPYFEKFTTEWPTIASLAAADLDDILVAWAGLGYYARARNLHKCANHIVDELGGKFPENYDELLKLPGVGTYTAAAISSIAYDIPATVIDGNVERVMSRIFNITTPLPDSRAEIREFAEKLTPRYRPGDYAQSLMDLGATICTPRNLKCPNCPIENDCLAHTLGTAAELPARIDKKERPTRRGYAFWAEYGGKVWLRRRPDKGLLGGMMEVPSNEWALSNSWDNIPPPRVPIIANWDLLPGIVRHTFTHFHLELKIVKLDLEEMINLQEGEWCAVDKTEKYALPTVMKKIFTHVGEPLLDL